GCCGCCATGGTACTTCCCTGCCGCACGAGGACGGGAAAGCCATCGCGCTCGGCGAGCACTTCGACCGTGGGGCCGACGTTTTCAATGCGGGGCGCGCGTATATAGACCTGTTCGAGTGGGCCGCCTTCGAGCTTGGTCACATTCTCAACGATGGCGGATTCTAGCTGGCGTCCGTAGGCGTTTCGGCGAATGGTGATGTCCAGCGCGCCGAGTCCCTGCTGCGGAGGATTCTCAACATCTTTGGCGAGAAGGATAGCTCCCGCGCAGGTGCCGAAGGTTGG
This genomic interval from Clostridia bacterium contains the following:
- the pdxT gene encoding pyridoxal 5'-phosphate synthase glutaminase subunit PdxT — its product is PTFGTCAGAILLAKDVENPPQQGLGALDITIRRNAYGRQLESAIVENVTKLEGGPLEQVYIRAPRIENVGPTVEVLAERDGFPVLVRQGSTMAATFHPELSVDPRVHAEFLKLIERTNQP